TGCGAGACCACGCCGGACCACGGCGGATCCCGAGCAGACAGGAGCACGGACATGCAGCACCGCATCGTCGTCCTCGGCGCCGGCTACACCGGAGCGGTCGCCGCCGGCCGCCTCGCCCGCCGGCTCCACGCCGACGACGTCACCATCACCCTGGTCAACGCCGAGCCCGACTTCGTCGAGCGGGTCCGCCTGCACCAGCTCGCCGCCGGCCAGGAGCTCCGGCCCCGCCCGTTCGACGAGATGTTCGCCGGGACGGGCGTGCGGCTGGAGCTCGCCGAGGTCACCGCAGTCGACGTCGACCGCAAGGCGGTCACGGTCCGGGGCGGTGACGGGCCTGCGGAGCTGGCCTACGACACCCTGGTCTACGCCCTCGGCAGCGGCTGGAACGACGGCGGAGTCCCCGGCGCCGCCCGGCACGCCCACGAGGTGTCCAGCCGCCGCGGCGCCCTCCGGCTCCGCGAGCGCCTGGCCGCCCTGGAGGCCGGCCGGCCCGTGGTCGTGGTCGGCGGCGGCCTGACCGGCCTGGAGGCCGCGACGGAGATCGCCGAGGCCCGCCCCGACCTCGACGTGCACCTGCTCACCCGCGGCGCCCTCGGCGACTGGCTGTCCCGCAAGGGCCGCGACCACCTGCGGAAGGTCGCCGACCGCCTCGGCATCACCGTCCACGAACACACGCAGGCCGCCGCCGTCGCCGCAGACCGGGTGACCACGGCCGACGGGACGGACCTCCCCTCGGCGGCCACCGTCTGGACCACCGGCTTCGCCGTCCACCCGATCGCCGGCGCCACCGGCCTCGAACTCACCGACGGCGGGCAGATCGCCGTCGACGCCACCATGCGCTCGCTCTCGCACCCCGACGTCTACGCGGTGGGCGACGCCGCGATGGCCCTCGGCCCGAACGACCGGCCGCTGCGCATGTCCTGCGCCTCGGGCGTGCCGATGGCCTGGCAGGCCGCCGACGCCATCGCCGCCCGGCTCGCCGGCGTGAAGGTGCCGCACGTCCCGATCCGCTACTACCAGCAGTGCATCTCGCTGGGCCGGAAGGAGGGCCTCATCCAGTTCGTCACCGCCGACGACCGCGCCGTCGAGAAGGCCCTCACCGGCCGCACCGCCGCCCTCTACAAGGAAATCATCTGCAAGGGCGCGACCTGGGGCGTCGCCAACCCGACCCTGGGGATGCCGACCCGGCGCCGCCGCACCGCGCCCGCGGCGCAGACCGCGCCCGCGGCCGCCCCCTCCGGGGCGGCGGCCTGACCGGGGCCCGGCCCCGGCCGCGCCCCCGGCCGCGTACGGATGCGGGCGCGGACCCGCGGCGCGCACCGGCGCCACGGGTCCGCACCGGCCGTCAGCGCGGGGTGAGGAGGCAGAACTCGTTGCCCTCCGGGTCGGCCAGCACCTTCCAGTGGATCGAGGACTGGTCGATCCCGGGGTCGGTGGCGCCGAGGGCGCGCAGCCGGGCGGCCTCCGCCTCCAGGTCGTCCCCGCGGTAGGGGGCGATGTCGAGGTGGACGCGGTTCCACACCGTCTTGGCGTCGGGCGTCCGGACGAACTCCAGGTACGGGCCGACGCCTTGGGAGGAACGCAGCGACGCGTGGTCGTCGGCGGCCTCGGCCACCGTCCAGTCCGTCGCCTCGCCCCAGAACCGGGCCATGGCCCGCGGGTCGGCGCAGTCGACCACCACCGCGGCGATCGGCCCGGTGTCCCGGTAGACCGGACGGGGCTCCAGGACGCAGAACTCGTTGCCCTCCGGGTCGGCCATGACCGTCCAGGGGACGTCGCCCTGGCCCACGTCGGCGAGCACCGCCCCCAGATCCTTCAGGCGGCCCACCAGTTCGGCCTGGTGGGCGGCCGAGGCGGTGGCCAGGTCGATGTGCACCCGGTTCTTCACCGTCTTGGGCTCCGGCCGGGCGATGAGGTCGATGCAGACGGCCGACGGGTCAGGATAGGAGAAGCCCACCGGTTCGAGGTTCGTCACCCCGGGCGCCTCGCTGTCGACGCCCCACCCCAGCACCTCCGCCCAGAACCGGCCGAGCGCGGAGTCGTCCTGCGCCTTCATGTTGATCTGCACGAGTCGTGTTGCCATACCGCGGATCCTAGGCGGCGGTCTCGGCGGTCTCGCCGGCCGGAGGGGCGTGGACGGCGTTCACCGGCCCGCCGAGGGCCTCCGCCGGAACTCCTTCAGCGGCCGTCCGCCCCGTCGGGCGGCCAGCGCGCCGGCCCGTAGAGCCGCTGCACGGCCTCGATGTCCGCGGCGGAGAGTTCGCGCCGGCCGTCGCCGCCGGAGGCCGTCATCACGGAGTCGGTGTCGGCCGTCGTGTGGCCCAGCCCCAGGGCGTGCCCGATCTCGTGCACGGCGACGGCGTGGAGGTCGGTGAGCAGCCCGGGCCGGTTCGTCCACGTCGGGGCGTCGTTGAAGTGGACGTCGCCGGCGAAGGGTTCCGGTGCCGCCGCGGAGGGCGGCGGCCACGCATGCCCCAGCACCACCGCGTTGTCGTCGAAGGGCGGCGTGCCGAGGAAGGCGGGCGGATCGCCGTGCTCGCGGACCAGGAAGCCGACGAGGATGTCCACGCGGTACAGCCGGGTCAGCGCCTGCACGGCCCGTGCCTGCGTACGGTCGAAGGCCGGCCCGAAGCGGACCGCGAGCGCGAGCGCGTGCACGGCGCCGGAGGCCGCGAGCGGCGGGGGGAGGTGGCGGAACGTCAGGGGCGTCACCGCGGCCCAGGTGGCGAAGGCCTGCGCGACCGCGGAGGACGCCTGCGCCGGCGTCAGGTCGGAGGTGTGCCGCATGAACCCGTACGTCAGGTCCGTACGGGGCCAGGCGCGGATCGTCGGCACCGCCCGGGGCACCGCCGCGGCGCCCGGCAGGAGGTCCGGCACCCCGCAGCGCGGCCGCCGCAGCTGCGCCAGGGTGCGCTCGCCCGTCTCGCCGTCGGCTTCGAGCCCGAAGCACTCCTGGTACCGGCGCACCGCCTCGGCCAGCTGCTCGTCGTACTGGTCGGCGGCGCGCGGCGCGTAGGGTGCGTACCCCAGCCGTCGCAGGTACGCGTACAGGGCCGCGACCTCGGGGCCGTGGTCGCCCCTCTTCAGGGGCTGGAGCGGGGCCTTCGGCATCCGCGCCTCCCGGAGTCGGTGCGGCCGGCGGCCGGCACACGGGAACCCGGCAGCAGGGGGGCCGTCCGCGCAGTGGTGCTGCTTCCACGATAGGAGCCGCCCGAGCGGGCGCAACCGAGCGGCCGCCAAGCGCTCACTCCCCGCCGTCCCAGCCCCCGTCCTCGTCCCACTCCTCGTCCTCGCCGTCGTACGCGTACTCTTCCGCGACGTACGCGAGCGGCTCGGCCACCCATCCCGCGGCCAGCACGAGCCGGGAGGACCGCTGCACCGCGAGGAAGCCGAACGGCCGGTCGAACCGGACGTCGACGGTCCGCACACGGTACGGAGGCGCCGGCAGCAGGCCGGCCCCCACCGCCGCGAACGCGGTGACGGCGGCGGCCTCGAACCCCTTCGCGTGGAACCGCGCCACCGCCGCCTGCCGGCCCGAACCGATCAGGAGCGGCTCCCGGCTGACCCCGGGGAAGTGGCCGGCGGCCTCGCGCGTGCCGGCGGTCTCCAGGCCGAACAGGCCGGCCTGCTCCAGCAGGTCGTGCTCGGCGTCGACGGCGAAGGCGACGGTGTCGACGCTCAGCCGCGGCTCGGGCCGGTACGCCGCCCCGACGCCGACCCGGAGGCCCGGCCCCGGCGTTCCCTCGGGCAGGGAGAAGCCGTCCACCGAAGGCACCGCCCGCGTCGCGGCAGCGATTCCGCCGGCCAGCACCTGCCCGGCCGGGGCGTCCGCGGAGCCGAGGACGAGGTGGACGTCCACCCCTGCATCGCCGACCACCTCCAGTACGGTGACGGGCCCGGCGGGCGTCCCCGCGACCCGCACGCGGTGCAGCAGCGAGGTCGTCCGGAGCAGCCGCACCACCTCCCGGCCGGCCCACGGCCCCTCCCGCAGGGTCCCGGGCCACTCCCGGAACGGCCGTATCCAGCGCAGCCGCAGCGCCAGCGCCGACGCCAGGACCAGCCGGGTGTCCTCGGTCAGCTCCACCGGCATCCGCTCGACGAGGCCGCCTGTCCGCGCGGCCGCCCACTCGTCGAGCAGCCTCCGGTCGGCGGCCGGATCGCCGCCGAGCGCTCCCCGCGCCCCCTCGGGCAGCCGGGCCGCCCACTCCGGTTCGAGCGGCAGGTCCGCCCGCGTCCACAGCCCGGCCGCGGCCTCCAGCCCCCGTACGCGCCCCAGTGCGGCCAGCAGCTCCCGGGCCGCGCCGGCGGCCCGCCCGGCGGGTATGCCGAGCGCCTCGGCCAGTTCCGCCCGCGCCGGCCCGCCGGCCCCGTCCGCCAGCAGCGCCAGCAGCGGCCAGACCCCGGCGGCGGTCAACACGGTCCCCGTACGCCCGTCGGCCGCGACAGCGGCCTCGGCCCAGCGCCCGGTCAGCCGGTTGACCGCCCGAACCGTCGCATCCCTTGTACTCATGCGCGGAGCCTACGGCCGCCCCGCCCCCGCCCCGGAACGCTTTTCCGCGCCCCGGGGCCTCAGGACGCCCTGGTGTACCGGGAGGCGGCTCCTTCCCGCTTGTAGGCCTCGACCCGGTGCCATGCGTCCGCCCACTGCCGGATCTCCTGCTCCCGGGTCACCCCGCAGGCCCGCACGAAGTGCAGCAGCACCGTCTCGCTGCACCCGCGCCGGCCCTTGAGGACGTCCCCGATGGTGGTGCTGGGCAGGCGGCTCACCCCGCCGGCCCCGGGGACGGCGGCGCGCTCCTCCAGCGTGCGCAGGGTCGGCTGCCCTGCGGCCAGCCGGAGCTCCCGCATGGCCTGGAGGAGGTCGGCGGGCTCCACCACGTAGGGAAGGGCCGGCGCGCTCCTCGGCAGGGCAACGGCGGTGCCCCGCGCGTCGACGGCCGCCTTCGCCGCGCGCTGCCAGAGCTTCTTCGCGTCGGCCACCGAACCGCCGCAGCACCGGACGTACGCCTCGACGGTCCTCCACGGCGGGAGGCTGCGGCCCTTGTCCGCCCGGCACAGCGCCGCCACCGAGGCGGGATGGCCCATCTCCTTCGACGTCTGCGCCATGCGGCTGTAGGAGAACCAGGACGGGCGGAGCGACCGGAGCCACTCCGCCAGTTCCTTCCTGGTCACCTCAGCACGGGCGCTCGTCCCGCGCCCCACCGCTACCGCGAGCGGCGGGAGGGGAGGACCTGCACCAGCCGGCGGACCAGCTCGATGCCCAGCAGACCGCCGACGCCGACGGTGATCGCGGCCGTCTGCAGGCCCGTCCCGGCGAGGACCAGGCCGGTGACGGCCCCGAGGACCAGCACCACCATGACGGCGGGGACGGCGGGGATCAGCGGGGAGGGGGAGGCGGCGCGCTCCCCCTGTGCGTGCGTGTTGTCGTTTGCCCTACGGTTCACAGTCACCTCGCGGCTGGTAGCCAACTCGACGGGTGCCGCTGCAATCTGACGGCCTGCCAGGACCGTGAGACCAGACACCTCCGGCAAATTCTTTCGGCCCGCAAGCCCCGCGCATAGCGCGTGCGAGCCGGCGAACCGGGACACGGAGGGGGAACGGCCCGCGAGCACGCCGCCCCCACGCCCCCATCCCTTCCCCTGACCTGCAGCGGAGCGGGAGCGAGCGTTCCACGCAAAGGTGGGACGAACTGAAACGGGCGGTAGCGGGGCCCCGGGGGGCTGAGGCACTCTCTCTCTTGTTCGCGCACACACCGTAGTTGAGGAGAGGGTCATGCAAGGGCCTTAGGGGTGCCGTATGGCCGCACTGTTCCGGGGGGACGTACGACTTCCGGAAAAGGCCTGCCCTCCGTCCCGTCACGGATGCGCACCGTGGCCCTGGAGCCCTCCCCTGCCCTCTCCCCGTCCCACCTCGGCCTTTCCGGCCGGTAGCCAACTCGACACGCACCACACCGGGCCGGAACCCGTGCCAGCGGGTTCCCCCAAGCACTGGCGCCGTCAGGCCCTGGACCCCCAGGCCCTGACGGCGCTGCTGCGTGGGGGCCCGCAGGCCGGGCACTGCCGCGGCCTTCCGGCCCCGCACCTGGCGGCGGCCTCGGCTCTGCCGGCGGCGGCCCGTGCCGGAGCCGGTGCCCTGTACCCCCCGATGCGCGTTCGGTTAGGGTGACCTTGCCTGGCTGCAGGTTCGGGAACCGCTGCCGCAGGTGGCACCCCATGGAACGGAACAGTCAGAGGCAGGGCGCAGTGAGAGACGACGGCCGGGCGCATGCGCGCCGCGCCCCCGCGGGGACGGAGCACCCATGCGGGTGACAGGCGTTCCGTGCGCCGCCCCGGCGACCGGGACGAGGCGCCGTGGATAAGATCGCGCTCACGGCCGGAGCCCTCTACGCCATCGTGCTGCTCCGCGCAGGGGGAACCTTCGCCGTCGGGTGGCTCGCCGGCGCCGGCGCCCGGCGCAGCCGGTTTGCCGAGCGGATCTCCTCGGCGAAGTTCCAGCGGGTCGAGCGGGCGATCCAGCGCTGGGGCGCCCCGGTGGTGGCCCTCTCCTTCCTGACGGTCGGCTTCCAGACCGCCGCGAACCTGCTCGCGGGCAGCATGCGCATGCCACTGGTGCGCTACCTCCCCGCCCTGTTCATCGGCGGCGCGGCCTGGGCGCTGATCTACGCGACCGCGGGGCTCGGTGTGCTCCAGGTACTGGGCCGCCTCTTCGCCGGGCACCCGGCCCTCGGGGCGACCGCCGTGGCCGTCCTCGTCCTCGCGGTGTCCGGGACGGTCGCGTACCGCAGACGCAGGGCTACCTCGCCCCCACCCCCTGCGAGGGACGAGCCCTGAACGGCTCCTGCCGGGCCGGCGGCACCCCCGACCGACACCAGCGGTCCCGCTCCCTCCCCTGAAACGGCGGGACAGCCGCAGCCGACGGGCGCCGGCGGCGCCCGGGGGGCCGACACGCTCGCGGAGGCGGCCGCGCTGAGCCGCGAGTACGACGGCATCGTCGCGGCGAACGCCCTGGTCGCGGTGGACGACGAGCACGACCCGGAGGGCGGCAGCACCGCCTTCGAGCGGGCCCACGTAGCCGCCCTCCTGGCCCGCGCCCACGAGCACCTGCAGGAACTGGACGACGCCTTGGACCGCCTCGCACAGGGCCACTACGGCCCGTGCGAGAACTGCCGCAACCCCATCCCGCCGGAACGCCTGGAAATCCGCCCGGCAGCCGCCACCTGCGTCGACCGCGCTTCCTCACCCCCGCACTCCCTCACCGCCCGCCGCACCCTGCACGCCACGAGCTGACTGTTCCGACGGCCGTACACGCTCCCCTCGTGCCGGGGGTGCTGTCGCGGGGCCGGCCGGCCGCCCCGGGCCGATACGGGACAAGTACGGGACAGCGACCCCATGAAGACCGGGACCGCGTTCCGAGATCCTGGCGGCGTGGCTCCGGAGGGAGCCGACGAGAGGAGATTCTGATGCCGCAGTTGGAAATCGAGTTCCCGGCCATCGCGCAGAACTGGCTGGCGGTCGAGAACGTCCCGCAGATGAGCCGGGACGCGGCGGAGGAGCGCGCCTGGGTTCCCGCGTACTGGGCGACCCCCGCCGCCGCCTGATCCCGAGACCGGACCGGGGGGCGCCAGTTCCGGGCGCCCCCCGGTCCGTTTTGCCCGCACACCCCTCTTTTTCCTTCTCCGGACTACCTGGACGGTGCTTCGATGTCGCCTACAGCCTCACGTCATTCCTCCCGGGGGAAAATCGACCGCGTGGACGCCCTGCTCGTCGCCGACGGCCGGTTCGGTGATTCCCGGGCCATCGGGGAGCGCAACGCGGCCCGGTTCGTCCTCGGCCTCCGGCTGATGGCGCAAAAGGAGACCCGCCATCCGGAGGTGTTGCACCGGCTCTCCCGGCTGAGCCGCGAAGAGCTGCTTCCCCTGCTCGGCGACCCCGTCCTGCGCAATGCGTTCGAGGACGACATGGCCAAGCTGGAGAACGGCCGTCCCGACGCCCTGGGTCTGGCCGCCCTGGCCGCCCGCCTGCCCCTCGGCACGGACGGCCTGGGGCCGTGCGAGCGCATGGCCACCCCGCACGTGAGGCCGTGGCCGGAGTACGGGCCCGCATGGCTGTGGACCGAGATGAACCCGGCCGACCGGGTCCCGGGCGAGCTGTCGGTCCGGCTGCGTCGGCTCTACGACGGCAGCATCGAGGGCGGGCCCGCGGCGGACCCGGTCATCCCGTCACCCGACATGTGCCGGCGGCTGTCGCGCGGGGCGGACCTGCTCACACGGCTGCTCCCGCAGGTCGGGCCGAGCGTTCTGCGGCACGTCTCCGTCGTGGGCTTCACCCGGGGGGAATCGGCCGACGGCCCGCTCCAGTCGCTCTCGGGCGGCGACCCCCTCCCCTCGGCCATTCTGATGGCCCCGGAGCGCCTGACGGACCCGTGGACGGCCGCGGAAACCCTCCTGCACGAGGGCGTCCACCTCAAGCTCTTCGACGCACTGCGCTCGGGGGCGCTCCTGCGTGCCGCCGACCTGTCCGTGCCGATCCCGTGGCGGCAGACGCCCTGGCGGCTCGTGCGGGTGCTCGTGGCGCTCCATTTTTACGTGCACATGCTGGTCTTCCAGGAAGCTGCCCGGCACGCGGACGACACGCTGAGGGCCGAGTTCGGCGACCCGCCGGCCGACGAGGTCGTCGACGAGGTGAGCCCGGACACGGAGGCGGCCCGCGACGGCACCTACGGGACGAGCCTGGAGCGCGCCCGCTACCTGGCCGGATACGTACTGGCGCTCCCGGAGGACCACCTGACGGCCGACGGCCGGCGGTTCCTGCACTGGCTGCTCGACGCCCTGAACCTGGTGCACGAAGACTCCGGGATCACGCCGCCCGCGGGGGTGGCCGGCGTGGTCCCGGTACGACCGCCCGCGGCGACCGGGCAGGCGGCGGTGGTACGCCGCTCCGCCCGTGCGATGGCCCGGCCGATGCCCGAGCAGGGGGAACTGCTCGTGGTGAACACGGACACCGCGGCGATGCACTGGCTCAACGCGCGTTCCTGGCTGATCTACTCGCTGTGCGACGGACGGGACGCGCACGCCGTGGCGGCGGAGTACGGGCGCCGCTCGGGAGCGGCCGGCGAAGCGGCGCACGACCATGTCGCCGCCTGCATGTCGGAATTGACCGCGGCGGGCCTGCTCGAGTGAGGGGAGCGGAAACCTGTCGCGGCGCCCCGGCCGGAAATCCGGCACGGACCCGGGAAACCGCCGGATCGATCCCTTTCGGCCCCATCGTGGAGGGGAAAAACGTCTCCACGGTGCATTTCCCGTCATGGGGCCCCCCGTTCACTGAAATACCGGGACACGGTCGGGACATCTGCCTCAGGAATGCAGGACGCGAAATCCGGGATGATCGTCTCGTTCCATTCGGTTCCACACAGATGTGAGGAGAAAGACCCATGCCGGTTTCCCTGGCAACCCCGGGAGTCCAGGAATTCGATGTCGACGAGTTCGACCTCGACGTGCGCATCGCGGTGAACGCGGACATCCCGTCCGTCGAGGGCGGGTTCAGCAACTGGTACTCCTGCAAGGGCTCGTGCGCCTCGTACTGCTGCGACGGGCTCGGCAGCCTCCGCTGCACCATCAACCCGTAGTAGACGGAAGAGCAATGAGCGGCCTGCCCTTCCCCGGGCAGGCCGTTCTCCATGGGAAAGGGGCGACCCAAGTGTCAAGCGAGCGGGTCTTCGTCATTTCGCCGCGCAAGAGCGGAACGCATCTGGTTCAGGAACTCCTTGTACACCTCGGCTACCGCGTGTACGGCGAACCGGTACCGCCGGACGGAGGCCGTCCCGCCTTCAGCATCCGGGAACGGATCGAGATGGCAGAGAGGTTCCTCGACCCCGACGAGTTCGCCGCACTCGACCACGTACGGGACCGGGAGGCCTTCATCCGCACGACGGACGAGGCCTGGCTGCAGCTGGCGTGGGCCTGGCAGACCCGCCTCGCGGTCGCCCCCCTGGCCCATGTGGAGGCCATAGCGCCCGAGGCGCGGTTCGGTCCGAAGATGCGCCCCGAGATCTGGACCGCTCCGTTCTCCTCCACCCCGGCCGGAATGAGCTGGATCTTCCACTCGGTGGACGTCTGGCGGATGGACAACACCTTCCTGGCCGAGTGGGTCAACACCGGCTCCCCCAGAGTGATCCTCAACTACCGGGACCCGAGGGACGTCCTCGTCTCGCTCGTGGACTTCTTCTCCCGCAGCAACGGACTCAGGTTCCTGAGGTATCCGGAGTCGGCCGTCTTCGGCCCCGTCCTGGAGTCGATGGAGGACTACGGCAAGAAGCTGGACTACGCGCTGTCCGACCCCCGGATGCCGCTGCTGTCGGACTTCGAGTCCGCCATCAGCTTCCTGCACCACCCGAACGTCTGCCACGTCTCCTTCGAGGAACTCGTCGGCCCGCAGGGCGGCGGAACGCGCACGGCCCAGCTGGCTGCCGTCAAGCGCGTCGCGGACTGGCTGGAGCACGACATCGACCCGGCGTCCGTGGCCGACTGCCTCTTCAACCCGCAGTCCTTCACCCTCAACAAGGGCCGTACGGGACGCTGGCGGGAAACCTTCTCCCCGGATCACGTGGAGCGGTTCGAGGCCCGGTTCGGGCACCTCCTCGACAGCTTCGGCTACGCACGCGGAGCCGCTCGGTGATCACCGGCCCGCTTGCGGAACAGGCGCGGCGCACCGCACGCCTCATCACCTCGCGCCTCGCCGACCCCGCCCACGTCCGGGCGAGCGTGTCCGCGTCGATCGAGGACCCCAACACCCCCGGCCCGCGGCAGGCCAGCTCCCTGCTCGCCGGCGACGCCGGCCTGGCGCTGCTGCTGCGCATGGCGTCCGATGCCGACCCCGGGGCGGGTTGGCACCGGGACGCCCACGAGCGGCTCGTCAGCGCCGTACGGAGCACCCACGACAACCCCATGGCCGAATACGGCCTCGTGGCGGGAACGGCGGGCCTGGCCCTCGTG
Above is a genomic segment from Streptomyces globosus containing:
- a CDS encoding NAD(P)/FAD-dependent oxidoreductase, giving the protein MQHRIVVLGAGYTGAVAAGRLARRLHADDVTITLVNAEPDFVERVRLHQLAAGQELRPRPFDEMFAGTGVRLELAEVTAVDVDRKAVTVRGGDGPAELAYDTLVYALGSGWNDGGVPGAARHAHEVSSRRGALRLRERLAALEAGRPVVVVGGGLTGLEAATEIAEARPDLDVHLLTRGALGDWLSRKGRDHLRKVADRLGITVHEHTQAAAVAADRVTTADGTDLPSAATVWTTGFAVHPIAGATGLELTDGGQIAVDATMRSLSHPDVYAVGDAAMALGPNDRPLRMSCASGVPMAWQAADAIAARLAGVKVPHVPIRYYQQCISLGRKEGLIQFVTADDRAVEKALTGRTAALYKEIICKGATWGVANPTLGMPTRRRRTAPAAQTAPAAAPSGAAA
- a CDS encoding VOC family protein — its product is MATRLVQINMKAQDDSALGRFWAEVLGWGVDSEAPGVTNLEPVGFSYPDPSAVCIDLIARPEPKTVKNRVHIDLATASAAHQAELVGRLKDLGAVLADVGQGDVPWTVMADPEGNEFCVLEPRPVYRDTGPIAAVVVDCADPRAMARFWGEATDWTVAEAADDHASLRSSQGVGPYLEFVRTPDAKTVWNRVHLDIAPYRGDDLEAEAARLRALGATDPGIDQSSIHWKVLADPEGNEFCLLTPR
- a CDS encoding matrixin family metalloprotease, whose product is MPKAPLQPLKRGDHGPEVAALYAYLRRLGYAPYAPRAADQYDEQLAEAVRRYQECFGLEADGETGERTLAQLRRPRCGVPDLLPGAAAVPRAVPTIRAWPRTDLTYGFMRHTSDLTPAQASSAVAQAFATWAAVTPLTFRHLPPPLAASGAVHALALAVRFGPAFDRTQARAVQALTRLYRVDILVGFLVREHGDPPAFLGTPPFDDNAVVLGHAWPPPSAAAPEPFAGDVHFNDAPTWTNRPGLLTDLHAVAVHEIGHALGLGHTTADTDSVMTASGGDGRRELSAADIEAVQRLYGPARWPPDGADGR
- a CDS encoding serpin family protein; amino-acid sequence: MSTRDATVRAVNRLTGRWAEAAVAADGRTGTVLTAAGVWPLLALLADGAGGPARAELAEALGIPAGRAAGAARELLAALGRVRGLEAAAGLWTRADLPLEPEWAARLPEGARGALGGDPAADRRLLDEWAAARTGGLVERMPVELTEDTRLVLASALALRLRWIRPFREWPGTLREGPWAGREVVRLLRTTSLLHRVRVAGTPAGPVTVLEVVGDAGVDVHLVLGSADAPAGQVLAGGIAAATRAVPSVDGFSLPEGTPGPGLRVGVGAAYRPEPRLSVDTVAFAVDAEHDLLEQAGLFGLETAGTREAAGHFPGVSREPLLIGSGRQAAVARFHAKGFEAAAVTAFAAVGAGLLPAPPYRVRTVDVRFDRPFGFLAVQRSSRLVLAAGWVAEPLAYVAEEYAYDGEDEEWDEDGGWDGGE
- a CDS encoding DedA family protein gives rise to the protein MDKIALTAGALYAIVLLRAGGTFAVGWLAGAGARRSRFAERISSAKFQRVERAIQRWGAPVVALSFLTVGFQTAANLLAGSMRMPLVRYLPALFIGGAAWALIYATAGLGVLQVLGRLFAGHPALGATAVAVLVLAVSGTVAYRRRRATSPPPPARDEP
- a CDS encoding TraR/DksA family transcriptional regulator, whose protein sequence is MSREYDGIVAANALVAVDDEHDPEGGSTAFERAHVAALLARAHEHLQELDDALDRLAQGHYGPCENCRNPIPPERLEIRPAAATCVDRASSPPHSLTARRTLHATS
- a CDS encoding PqqD family protein is translated as MDALLVADGRFGDSRAIGERNAARFVLGLRLMAQKETRHPEVLHRLSRLSREELLPLLGDPVLRNAFEDDMAKLENGRPDALGLAALAARLPLGTDGLGPCERMATPHVRPWPEYGPAWLWTEMNPADRVPGELSVRLRRLYDGSIEGGPAADPVIPSPDMCRRLSRGADLLTRLLPQVGPSVLRHVSVVGFTRGESADGPLQSLSGGDPLPSAILMAPERLTDPWTAAETLLHEGVHLKLFDALRSGALLRAADLSVPIPWRQTPWRLVRVLVALHFYVHMLVFQEAARHADDTLRAEFGDPPADEVVDEVSPDTEAARDGTYGTSLERARYLAGYVLALPEDHLTADGRRFLHWLLDALNLVHEDSGITPPAGVAGVVPVRPPAATGQAAVVRRSARAMARPMPEQGELLVVNTDTAAMHWLNARSWLIYSLCDGRDAHAVAAEYGRRSGAAGEAAHDHVAACMSELTAAGLLE
- a CDS encoding FDLD family class I lanthipeptide, encoding MPVSLATPGVQEFDVDEFDLDVRIAVNADIPSVEGGFSNWYSCKGSCASYCCDGLGSLRCTINP
- a CDS encoding sulfotransferase domain-containing protein encodes the protein MSGLPFPGQAVLHGKGATQVSSERVFVISPRKSGTHLVQELLVHLGYRVYGEPVPPDGGRPAFSIRERIEMAERFLDPDEFAALDHVRDREAFIRTTDEAWLQLAWAWQTRLAVAPLAHVEAIAPEARFGPKMRPEIWTAPFSSTPAGMSWIFHSVDVWRMDNTFLAEWVNTGSPRVILNYRDPRDVLVSLVDFFSRSNGLRFLRYPESAVFGPVLESMEDYGKKLDYALSDPRMPLLSDFESAISFLHHPNVCHVSFEELVGPQGGGTRTAQLAAVKRVADWLEHDIDPASVADCLFNPQSFTLNKGRTGRWRETFSPDHVERFEARFGHLLDSFGYARGAAR